From Flavobacterium alkalisoli, the proteins below share one genomic window:
- a CDS encoding sensor histidine kinase: MEKWLDPKTIALWIVIVLLIISLLAFSFIRLVRINFRRIVVERLKESRTQIEHQKQLLETGIIAQEQERTRIAADLHDSLIGKLTVLRLKNQTAQNTEEIDSLLGESIAEARRISHDLTPPMPKFITLDELIENVLAPWKKQFTLTFRKSIYSEKNIPNDLKIQIVRVIQEIIINIHKHAEATNVFVHLRMSPTLLSITIKDNGKGFDVEKAKKGIGLKNIELRMLFIKGHHKIKTGNKGTTAILVLNHSKIESE; the protein is encoded by the coding sequence ATGGAAAAATGGCTCGATCCAAAAACAATTGCGCTCTGGATTGTAATTGTACTACTTATTATATCGCTTCTTGCCTTTTCCTTTATAAGACTGGTAAGAATCAACTTTAGGCGTATCGTAGTAGAGAGGCTTAAAGAATCGCGTACACAAATAGAGCACCAAAAGCAGCTTTTGGAAACCGGTATAATTGCACAGGAACAGGAAAGAACCAGAATTGCAGCTGATTTACATGACTCCCTTATTGGAAAATTAACCGTTTTAAGGCTTAAAAACCAAACAGCACAAAACACTGAAGAAATAGACTCTCTTTTAGGAGAAAGTATAGCAGAAGCCCGAAGGATATCACACGACCTTACCCCGCCTATGCCTAAATTTATTACCCTTGATGAACTAATTGAGAATGTACTTGCTCCGTGGAAAAAACAATTTACCTTAACCTTTAGAAAAAGTATTTACAGCGAAAAAAACATTCCAAACGATTTGAAAATTCAAATTGTAAGGGTTATACAGGAAATTATAATAAACATACACAAGCATGCCGAAGCCACAAATGTTTTTGTACATTTAAGAATGAGCCCTACCCTGCTCTCCATAACCATAAAAGATAACGGAAAAGGGTTTGATGTAGAAAAAGCTAAGAAAGGTATTGGGTTAAAAAACATTGAGTTGCGCATGCTCTTTATAAAAGGACACCATAAAATAAAAACAGGAAACAAGGGGACTACTGCCATTTTAGTATTAAATCACTCAAAAATTGAATCTGAATGA
- a CDS encoding response regulator transcription factor encodes MKDILIAITDDDNLIAQLLESYLSTCPNLKVLFTANSGLDLIEKLKTTTTLPDILLLDLKMEGMDGVETTQYIKANHPEIKIIVISSHYQNSFLGFLFKTGASAFVPKGISPVLLKEIITRVHETGIYFMDDQIDSMREQISSKSPKPDLNDENDLSEREIDVLKLICMQKTAKEIGETLFITTRTVEGHKNNLFAKTGAKNIAGLVIYAVQHNIINIHDLNL; translated from the coding sequence ATGAAAGATATCCTGATTGCCATAACCGATGATGACAACCTTATAGCACAGTTACTGGAAAGCTATCTTAGTACATGCCCTAACTTAAAAGTATTATTTACGGCTAATAGCGGACTGGATTTAATTGAAAAACTTAAAACCACTACCACATTGCCCGATATATTACTTCTAGACCTTAAGATGGAAGGTATGGATGGAGTGGAAACTACACAATATATAAAGGCTAACCATCCTGAAATAAAGATAATAGTAATATCATCGCATTACCAAAACTCCTTTTTAGGCTTCCTGTTTAAAACAGGAGCTTCAGCTTTTGTACCTAAAGGTATATCTCCTGTATTGCTTAAAGAGATAATTACCAGAGTACACGAAACAGGTATTTATTTTATGGACGATCAGATAGACAGTATGCGGGAACAGATTTCGTCTAAATCACCTAAACCTGACTTAAACGATGAAAACGACCTGTCTGAGCGTGAAATAGATGTACTAAAGCTTATCTGTATGCAAAAAACAGCCAAAGAAATTGGCGAAACCCTTTTTATTACTACAAGAACAGTAGAAGGACACAAAAACAACCTTTTCGCAAAAACAGGGGCAAAAAATATTGCTGGCCTGGTTATCTATGCAGTACAGCATAACATAATCAATATACACGACCTTAATTTGTAA
- a CDS encoding phage tail protein gives MEQIFLLGSIHLFAGNYAPVNFKFCNGDLLPISQNQALFSILGTYYGGDGINNFKLPDLRGTAPIGAGAKPGHASYVLGQAAGTETNIISASNMPPHNHTVQIAVNNAAANVSTPVIGSTIAAPGTPSGRGSSPTYGYINADPNTPLNGKTATCGIAGSGMPLNNMQPYQAINYIICVSGVFPPRS, from the coding sequence ATGGAACAAATATTTTTATTAGGCTCTATACATCTTTTTGCAGGAAATTATGCTCCAGTAAATTTTAAATTTTGTAATGGAGACTTACTTCCTATATCTCAAAATCAGGCTTTATTTTCAATACTAGGAACATACTATGGAGGTGATGGGATAAACAATTTTAAATTACCTGATTTAAGAGGAACTGCACCTATTGGTGCCGGAGCAAAACCAGGACACGCAAGTTATGTTTTAGGACAAGCGGCAGGAACAGAAACCAATATAATATCTGCAAGCAATATGCCTCCTCACAACCATACTGTGCAGATAGCTGTAAATAATGCCGCTGCTAATGTATCAACTCCGGTGATTGGCTCTACAATTGCTGCTCCGGGCACACCAAGCGGCAGAGGATCATCACCTACTTACGGTTATATTAACGCAGATCCTAACACTCCATTAAATGGTAAAACAGCTACTTGCGGTATTGCAGGTTCAGGAATGCCTTTAAATAACATGCAGCCCTATCAGGCCATTAATTATATTATTTGTGTAAGCGGAGTATTCCCTCCAAGGAGTTAA